GAAAGTGCAGACACCGGGGTCGTAAGCAATGGCGCGCGCGTCACAATTCGATCCCTATCGCACATACAAGTTTCGCGTGCGGTTCGGAGACACCACGGTAGCGGGCATCACCAAAGTATCGGCGCTTACCCGCACCGTGACCCCCAACGAGTTGAAAGAGGCGGGCGACCTGTTGTCGCCGCGCAACAACCCGGGCGGAGTCCGATATGAAGACGTCACGCTGGAAAAGGGCCTGAGCATGAACAATTCGTTTGAAGAATGGGCCAACGCGGTGGTGCAGTTGCAATCCGATCCGGGTTCTGTTTCAGGCTTCAAGCGCACGATCTTTATCGATGTGTTCGACCTGAAAGGAAATCCGACAGACCGGCAGAGCCAGCCAATCGCAAGTTACAAGCTGAACCGCTGCTGGATCACAAAGTACACGGCGCTGCCCGAGCTGGACGCAAGCTCAGGCGGCGTTGGAATCCAAAGTGTCACCCTACGCCATGAAGGCTGGGAACGGGTGATTTAGACAACCAGAAAGGAGTTTCAATGCCGCCAAGAGCATCATCAGCAGATCCGTTTAGGAAGTTCAAATTTCGCATCAAGGTGGACCAGAAAGTAGTCGCCGGGCTTACCAAGTGCTCGGCTATTACGATCAGTGTTGCCAACCAGGACTTCC
This genomic interval from Terriglobia bacterium contains the following:
- a CDS encoding phage tail protein, coding for MARASQFDPYRTYKFRVRFGDTTVAGITKVSALTRTVTPNELKEAGDLLSPRNNPGGVRYEDVTLEKGLSMNNSFEEWANAVVQLQSDPGSVSGFKRTIFIDVFDLKGNPTDRQSQPIASYKLNRCWITKYTALPELDASSGGVGIQSVTLRHEGWERVI